The following DNA comes from Novosphingobium sp. PP1Y.
GGGCAGCCGCAAGTCGACTCCCTACGCCGCCCAGGTCGCCGCCGACGACGCCGGCAAGAAGGCCGCCGAGCATGGCGTGCGCACCCTCGAGGTCGAGGTCAAGGGTCCGGGTTCGGGCCGCGAGAGCGCCCTGCGCGCCCTGCAGGCCGTCGGCTTCACGATTACCTCGATCCGCGACGTGACACCGATCCCGCACAACGGTGTCCGCCCCTCGAAGCGCCGCCGCGTCTGATCGAGTTATTCCGGGCAACGAACCGGTCGTTGCCCGGCCTTCGGATCGTCCCAGGCCTTTCCACCCGGCCTGAGGACGTAACCGCCATCGAAATCCCAGGGGAAGTCCATGACTGTCAACATCAAGAACTGGCAGGAACTCAAGAAGCCGAACAGCCTTGAGATCAAGCCGGGACCAGACCCCAAGCTGAAGGCGACTTTCGTCGCCGAACCTCTCGAGCGCGGCTTCGGCCTGACGCTCGGCAATGCGCTGCGTCGCGTACTGCTCTCCTCGCTTCAGGGCGCGGCGATCACCTCGATCAAGATCGAGAACGTGCTGCACGAGTTCTCTTCGCTTGCCGGTGTGCATGAAGACGTCACGGACATCGTCCTGAACGTCAAGCAGATCGCGCTCAAGATGCAGGGCGAAGGCCCGAAGCGTCTGCAGCTTTCGGCAACCGGTCCGGCCGAGGTCAAGGCTGGCGACATCGCCGTCACGGGTGACATCGAGGTCATGAACAAGGACCTCGTGATCTGCCACCTCGACGAAGGTGCGACGCTGAACATGGAACTGACTGCCGACACCGGCAAGGGCTACGTCCCCGCCGTCGGCAACCGTCCCGTCGATGCGCCGATCGGCCTGATCCCGGTCGACTCGCTCTACTCGCCGGTCCGCCAGGTCAGCTAC
Coding sequences within:
- a CDS encoding DNA-directed RNA polymerase subunit alpha yields the protein MTVNIKNWQELKKPNSLEIKPGPDPKLKATFVAEPLERGFGLTLGNALRRVLLSSLQGAAITSIKIENVLHEFSSLAGVHEDVTDIVLNVKQIALKMQGEGPKRLQLSATGPAEVKAGDIAVTGDIEVMNKDLVICHLDEGATLNMELTADTGKGYVPAVGNRPVDAPIGLIPVDSLYSPVRQVSYKVENARIGQELDFDKLSLSVETDGTVTPEDAVAYSARILQDQLALFVHFEDIAPVGAPQMIGMAAAQPEESDTNQLNRYLLKKVDELELSVRSANCLKNDNIIYIGDLVQKTEAEMLRTPNFGRKSLNEIKEVLSSMGLRLGMDIPGWPPENIEEMAKKLEQELLG
- the rpsK gene encoding 30S ribosomal protein S11; translated protein: MAREPQRIKRRERKNITSGIAHVNASFNNTMVTITDAQGNAISWSSAGMMGFKGSRKSTPYAAQVAADDAGKKAAEHGVRTLEVEVKGPGSGRESALRALQAVGFTITSIRDVTPIPHNGVRPSKRRRV